DNA from Paraburkholderia sp. PGU19:
CAACCGGCACGCGCGCGCGAACGGTGTCAACGACACACGCGAGGCGGCGAAGACTTATATGCGCAACGAAACAGGCGCGTTCTACGACGAAGCGGCCGTCGATGCATTCCTCGACACCGGCCCGCAAATGCTCGATTTCTTCGAGCGCGAAACGGAAGTCAAATTCGTACCGACGCTTTATCCCGACTATCACCCGGATGTGCAAGGCGGCGTCGATATCGGCCGCTCGGTGGTCGCGGCACCCTATGACGCGCGAGGGCTTGGCGATGACATTACACGTTTGCGTCCGCCGCTGAAGACGATCACGTTCATCGGCATGATGTTCAATTCGTCGAATGCCGATCTCAAGCATTTCTTCAACGCGACGCGCTCGATCAAGTCCGCCGTCTATGTGGCGAAGCGCCTGGCGAGCCATCTGAAGGATCTCGCGCTTTACCGGCGCGGCGTGCAGATCACGAGCGGCAATGCGCTTGCGGCGCGGCTCGCGAAAACGGCGCTTTCGTTGGGTATTCCGATTCACACGAATACGGCTGCGCAAGAACTCACGCTCTCGGACAAGCGCGTGACGGGCGCGGTCGTCAAAGGTCCGCAGGGCGAGATGCGTATCGCTGCACGGCGTGGCGTCGTGCTTGCATGCGGCGGATTTTCGCACGATATCGCGCGCATTGCCAAAGCGTATCCGCATGTGAAGCGCGGCGGCGAGCATTGTTCGCCGGTGCCGAAGGGCAACACGGGCGACGGCGCGCGCATGGCCGAAAGCGTCGGCGCTCAGGTGCCCATACGTTATCCGCAACCCGCTGCGTGGATGCCCGTATCGCGCGTGCCGATGCGCGACGGTACGTTCGGTGTGTTTCCGCATCTTCTGGATCGCTACAAGCCGGGCATTATCGGCGTGACGCGCAAAGGCAAGCGCTTTACGAATGAAGCGAATTCTTATCACGACGTCGGCGCGGCGATGATCGAGGCATGTCGCGGCGAAAAGGACACGGCGATGTGGCTGATCTGCGATCACGCGACCATTCGCAAGTACGGGCTTGGTTACGCAAAGCCGGCACCGGTGCCATTGGGGTCGCTGCTGCGCAATGGCTATCTCGTCAAAGGGCGCACGCTTGGCGAACTTGCACGACGTGCGGGTATCGACGCCAAAGCGCTCGACACCACGGTACGCACCTACAACGAAAGCGCAGTGCGTGGCGAAGACCCCGAGTTCGGGCGCGGTTCGACATCATTCAACCGCTATCTCGCCGATCCCGAATGCAAGCCCAATCCCTGCGTCGCGCCAATCGGCAACGGCCCTTACTACGCGCTCAAGGTCGTGATGGGCGACCTGGGAACCTTCGACGGCATCACGACGGCTGTCACGGGAGAGGTGCTGGATGCACGTGGTGTCGTCATCGACGGGCTGTACGCAGTCGGCAACGATCGCGCGAGCGTGATGGGCGGCAACTATCCAGGCGCGGGCATCACGCTCGGCCCGATCATGACATTCGGCTACATCACGGGACGACGCCTTGCGGGTATCGCGGATCACGCGGCGAACGCGCAACAGAAGCGGCAATCTGAAACGGCATAGAGGACAGAACCATGAGTAGCGGCAAACCTTTTATCGATCACCGCATCTACACGATCCGGCCACGCGGCATGGCGGAATTCATCGAAGTATTCGATCGTCTCGCGATGCCTATTCAATTGAAGTACCTCGGCGCGCCGGTCGGTTTCTATATGAGCGATATCGGCGCACTCAACCAGGTCGTGCATCTGTGGGGCTACGAGAGCATCGGCGATTACGACCAGCGCCGCACCGCACGCGACGCGGACCCGGAATGGCCCGCTTATTTGCAGGCATCGGCGCATCTGATCGTCGCGCAGGAAAGCAGGATTATCCGGCGCGTCGAATTCAGAAGCCTTACTGCGTTGCGATAGAAGAAAAAGAACAGGCAGCGACATCACATATATGCGCGAGAAGCATCAGACGCATTCAAGGAGACACGCAATGCAGCAGCCCAAACACACGGTCGATGTGCAGAACTTCATTGACAGCCAACGCTTTTCGCCTTTTCAATGGACGATACTTGTCCTCTGTTTCCTGGTCGTCGCGGCCGATGGCTTCGATACGGCCGCAGTTGGTTTCATCGCACCTTCGCTGGTGCAGGACTGGGGCGTTGCCCGCAGCGCGCTAGGGCCCGCGATGAGCGCCGCGCTCGTCGGTCTGGGCATCGGCGCATTGGGTGCGGGGCCGATTGCCGATCGCGTTGGACGCAAAACGGTGCTGGTTTTGTCGGTGTTTTTCTTTGGCCTATGGAGCCTCGCTGCGGCACGCGCGGATTCGATTGAATCGTTGACGGCACTGCGCTTCATGACGGGACTTGGACTCGGCGCTGCGATGCCCAATGCGGTCACGTTGATGTCCGAATACGCGCCGTCCCGCATTCGCGCCGTCGCCGTGAATGCGATGTTCTGCGGCTTTTCGTGCGGCCTTGCGATTGGCGGTATCGCGTCCGCGTGGCTCATTCCGCATTTCGGCTGGCATAGCGTGCTCGTAGCAGGCGGTGTTGGACCGATCGTGTTGACGCTCGTGCTCATCATGCTGCTGCCTGAATCTGCGCAATTCATGGTGACGAGGAAGCGCGGCGACGCGCGTATCGCAAAGGTTCTTTCGCGTATCGCCAAAGACGCGCGCCTCGGTGAATGCAGGTTCGTTACGGGTGAGCAGGTGGCGGAGCATCGCGGGTCTGCATTGCGTGTGGTGCTCTCGTCGCGTTTCCGCTTTGGCACGCTGATGCTGTGGCTCGCCTATTTCATGGGACTGTTGATCTATTACCTGCTGACCAACTGGTTGCCCACGCTTTTCAAGGACACTGGGTTTTCGGGGCAAAACGCGGCGTTGATGACTTCGCTGTTTCCGCTTGGTGGTGTGCTCGGGAATCTGAGTGTCGGCTGGTTGATGGACCGGTTCAGGGCGAATCGCGTGATTGCGTGTACGTATGTCATGGCGGCCGTGCTGGTTATGCTTGTGGGGCACGGTCTTGGACACCAGGTGTGGCTCGGTACGCTCATTTTTCTGACGGGCACGGTTGTGACGTCGGCTGTTACGTCGATGTCTGCGCTTGCTGCGAGCTTCTATCCGACTGAAGGACGTGCTACGGGTGTGGCGTGGATGCTCGGTGTGGGGCGGATCGGTGGCGTGGCGGGCGCGCTCGTTGGCGCTGCGTTGATGGGGCTGGGCTGGCAGTTTGGATCGGTGTTTAGTTTGCTCGCGGTGCCTGCGATGATTGCTGCGTTAGGTGTCTTCGCCGTGGCAGGGCGTGTGCGGGTGTCGGGGATCGGAGCGGCCGATTTGACGCCAGCCGTGGAGTGAAGCGGTTTGCCATTGTGCTTTTTTGTTTGCGGTGGAATTTGCGTTATGGCTTCGTGGCGCGGCCGGTTTGGTTTTTTTGGGGTTTTCGCTGGCATCCGCGTTTTGTTAGCGTGCTTCACACGTCGCCCCTGTGCGGGGCGGCACCTACTTTTCTTTGCCGCCGCAAAGAAAAGTAGGCAAAAGAAAGCGGCTAACACCGCCAGCTCGTGTGCTTGCCTGAGGGCCCCCAAAGGTTCCTACGCCTCACACGGCAATCACGTGACCCATGTGCGTTGCCAGCGCTCTTGCGGTGCGCCTCACCCGCTTCACGCACCCGCGCTGCATCATGCCGTGTCAGGCATTCCACGGCCGCCCAGGTGGCAAACTGTGTGTAGGCCGTAGTGCTCCACACGCCTCACTCCGGACCGATAGCGCACGCGTCCCACCCTGTAAGAGCGCTAGCCTATACGCCGTGACAACCTACACACAGTTTGCCACCTGGGCGGCGCATACCATTCGCTGCCGCTCGGCCGAATACGGGTATTCGAAGCGGGTGAGGCGCTCATTCAAAGCGTTGGCAACGAACGCGAACAGAAATGCTGCCGTGTGAAGCGTAAGACCAGTTGGGGGCCCTCAGGCAAGAAGAAATGTTGGCGGTGTTAGCCGCTTTCTTTTGCCTAGGCAAAAGAAAGCGGCTCACACCGCCAGTTCTAGTTTTTGCCTGAGGGCCCCAACGGGTCTTACGCTTCACACGGCAATCACGTGACCCATGTTCGTTGCCAACGCTATTGCGGTGCGCCTCACCCGCTTCACGCACCCGCACTGCATCATGCCGTGCCAGCTATTCCACCGCCGCCCAGGTGGCAAACTGTGTGTCGGCCGTAGCGCCACACACGCCTCACTTCGAACCGATAGCGCACGCGCACCACCCTGTAAGGGCGCCACGCTATACGACGCGACAACCTACACACAGTTTGCCACCTGGGCGGCACATACCAGTCGCTGCCGCTTGCCTGTGCAAATGCATTCGAAGCGGGTGAGGCGTTTATTCAAAGCGTTGGCAACACGCGCCAGCAGCGCCGTTGCCATGTGAAGCGTAAGACCGTTTGGGGGCCCTCAGGCAGGAAGAAATGTTGGCGGTGTTAGCCGCTTTCTTTTGCCTACTTTTCTTTGCGGCGGCAAAGAAAAGTAGGTGCCGCCCCGCACAGGGGCGACGCGTGAAGCAGGCTAACGAATCGCGGATGCCAGCGCAAACACAAGCAAACCAAACAAGCCGCGCCACGAAGGCAAACCGCGAATGCCAGCGCAGAGGCAAACCGAACCGCATAGCGGACACCAGCAAAAAAGCCAAAAACGCCAACTGAGGCGTCGCAGACAAAAAAATCACTCGTGCAAACGTCGCTCCTCATACGGAGCCCCAGCCTCCGTCCCATCCCCCATACGATTGATCGTCCCCTGCGCGACAGCGACAAGCCGTTCCTTATCCCCATCGGTAACAAACACATTGCACTGACAGGTGGCCTGCTGCCGCCCCACATACACCACTTCCGCCCGCGCCATCAGCACACCCGTCATCGCGGGCCGCAGATAGTTGATCTTGTACTCGCCCGTCACAACGCGAGGCCCAAGCGCCAGCGCGCCAGCAAAAGTGAGCGCGTTATCGGCGAGATAACTGATCACGCCGCCATGCACGAAACCATGCTGTTGCCGCAATTCGTCGCGGATCGGCAGGCACAGCGTCAACTCATTCGCACCGACATACATCAGTTCGGTGCCGAGCAGCACGCTGAATGGCTGGGCGTGCAGTGCGCCACGCGCCCGGTCGAGTAGGTCTGTCATCGTCGTTCCTTCGGGCTTAACCCGCGTGGCGATGTCCCCACTCTAGGAAGCGCAAATGCAGCGCGTCAAGGGAATTCGAAGAATTGCACGGCAATTGTTGTGCAAATCGACGTAATCGCGTGCGTAAGCTTCCGAAATACTCACACATCAGGAATTTTGCGGGCGAACACTC
Protein-coding regions in this window:
- a CDS encoding NIPSNAP family protein, with the protein product MSSGKPFIDHRIYTIRPRGMAEFIEVFDRLAMPIQLKYLGAPVGFYMSDIGALNQVVHLWGYESIGDYDQRRTARDADPEWPAYLQASAHLIVAQESRIIRRVEFRSLTALR
- a CDS encoding aromatic acid/H+ symport family MFS transporter, whose product is MQQPKHTVDVQNFIDSQRFSPFQWTILVLCFLVVAADGFDTAAVGFIAPSLVQDWGVARSALGPAMSAALVGLGIGALGAGPIADRVGRKTVLVLSVFFFGLWSLAAARADSIESLTALRFMTGLGLGAAMPNAVTLMSEYAPSRIRAVAVNAMFCGFSCGLAIGGIASAWLIPHFGWHSVLVAGGVGPIVLTLVLIMLLPESAQFMVTRKRGDARIAKVLSRIAKDARLGECRFVTGEQVAEHRGSALRVVLSSRFRFGTLMLWLAYFMGLLIYYLLTNWLPTLFKDTGFSGQNAALMTSLFPLGGVLGNLSVGWLMDRFRANRVIACTYVMAAVLVMLVGHGLGHQVWLGTLIFLTGTVVTSAVTSMSALAASFYPTEGRATGVAWMLGVGRIGGVAGALVGAALMGLGWQFGSVFSLLAVPAMIAALGVFAVAGRVRVSGIGAADLTPAVE
- a CDS encoding PaaI family thioesterase — its product is MTDLLDRARGALHAQPFSVLLGTELMYVGANELTLCLPIRDELRQQHGFVHGGVISYLADNALTFAGALALGPRVVTGEYKINYLRPAMTGVLMARAEVVYVGRQQATCQCNVFVTDGDKERLVAVAQGTINRMGDGTEAGAPYEERRLHE
- a CDS encoding FAD-dependent oxidoreductase: MSSNTHSPAPLTCDVLVIGSGAGGLSTAITARKHGLDVVVIEKEAYFGGTTAFSGGVLWIPGNRHARANGVNDTREAAKTYMRNETGAFYDEAAVDAFLDTGPQMLDFFERETEVKFVPTLYPDYHPDVQGGVDIGRSVVAAPYDARGLGDDITRLRPPLKTITFIGMMFNSSNADLKHFFNATRSIKSAVYVAKRLASHLKDLALYRRGVQITSGNALAARLAKTALSLGIPIHTNTAAQELTLSDKRVTGAVVKGPQGEMRIAARRGVVLACGGFSHDIARIAKAYPHVKRGGEHCSPVPKGNTGDGARMAESVGAQVPIRYPQPAAWMPVSRVPMRDGTFGVFPHLLDRYKPGIIGVTRKGKRFTNEANSYHDVGAAMIEACRGEKDTAMWLICDHATIRKYGLGYAKPAPVPLGSLLRNGYLVKGRTLGELARRAGIDAKALDTTVRTYNESAVRGEDPEFGRGSTSFNRYLADPECKPNPCVAPIGNGPYYALKVVMGDLGTFDGITTAVTGEVLDARGVVIDGLYAVGNDRASVMGGNYPGAGITLGPIMTFGYITGRRLAGIADHAANAQQKRQSETA